The following are encoded in a window of Pseudomonas multiresinivorans genomic DNA:
- a CDS encoding cation diffusion facilitator family transporter: protein MKTEQGILRLSIIVTVLLAGFGIVVGLLSGSFSIVFDGVYSLADASMSGLALMVATLIRRHTTEGDASRRLAERFNMGFWHLEPMVLALNGTLLCGVTLYALINAIGRLLSGGHALEFGFAILYAAVATLVCFALAAVQFRANRRIGSDFVALDAKSWVMSGSISLALLIAFLVGDLATVSGYAQIGPYVDPAVLALICLVILPIPFLTIRQALKDILLVTPPELKQHVDEVAAQIVAQHGFLAYQAYVAKVGRAQQIELYFIVPPGWPAQTLDEWDRLRDEIGEAIGGEGPNRWLTIAFTTDPLWTR, encoded by the coding sequence ATGAAAACAGAACAGGGCATCCTGCGGCTTTCCATCATCGTGACCGTGCTGTTGGCCGGTTTCGGTATTGTCGTCGGCCTGCTTTCGGGATCCTTCTCCATCGTCTTCGATGGTGTCTACTCGCTGGCCGACGCCAGCATGAGCGGCCTGGCGCTGATGGTGGCGACACTGATCCGCCGCCACACCACCGAGGGCGACGCCAGCCGGCGTCTGGCCGAACGCTTCAACATGGGCTTCTGGCACCTGGAGCCGATGGTGCTGGCACTCAACGGCACGCTGCTCTGCGGCGTGACGCTGTATGCGCTGATCAACGCCATCGGCCGGCTGCTCAGCGGCGGCCATGCGCTGGAGTTCGGCTTCGCCATTCTTTATGCGGCGGTCGCCACCCTGGTCTGCTTCGCCCTGGCGGCGGTGCAGTTCCGCGCCAACCGGCGCATCGGCTCGGACTTCGTCGCCCTCGATGCCAAGTCCTGGGTGATGTCCGGCAGCATTTCCCTGGCCTTGCTGATCGCCTTCCTGGTCGGCGACCTGGCGACCGTGAGCGGCTACGCGCAGATCGGCCCGTATGTCGACCCGGCGGTGCTGGCGCTGATCTGCCTGGTGATCCTGCCGATTCCGTTCCTGACCATTCGCCAGGCGCTCAAGGACATCCTGCTGGTCACCCCGCCGGAGCTGAAGCAGCACGTCGACGAGGTCGCCGCGCAGATCGTCGCGCAGCACGGCTTCCTGGCGTACCAGGCCTATGTCGCCAAGGTCGGGCGGGCACAGCAGATCGAGCTGTACTTCATCGTCCCGCCGGGCTGGCCGGCGCAGACCCTGGACGAGTGGGACCGACTGCGTGACGAGATCGGCGAGGCCATTGGCGGCGAGGGCCCGAACCGCTGGCTGACCATTGCCTTTACCACCGATCCGCTCTGGACCCGCTGA